One window of Salegentibacter sp. Hel_I_6 genomic DNA carries:
- a CDS encoding UDP-glucose 6-dehydrogenase yields MKIKNICCIGAGYVGGPTMAVIAQKCPEINVTVVDINEERIKAWNDQDVENIPIYEPGLSNVVKEARNRNLFFSTDVDAAIDKADMIFISVNTPTKTYGIGKGMAADLKYIELCARQIARVSKTDKIVVEKSTLPVRTAEALKNILDNTGNGVNYQILSNPEFLAEGTAIDDLMTPDRVLIGGDIDTPEGKEAVQALVDVYAHWVPRERLLTTNVWSSELSKLTANAFLAQRVSSINAMSELCEKSGADVKEVSKAIGMDSRIGPKFLQASVGFGGSCFQKDILNLVYISKSFGLHEVADYWEQVIIMNDHQKKRFAYKIVQTLFNTVSGKKIALLGWAFKKDTNDTRESAAIYVADYLLNEQAEIVVYDPKVKKEQIFADLDYLNTRFSEENRSRVTVVNTPYEATEDAHAVAVLTEWDEFKDLDWERIYNEMLKPAFLFDGRRLLERATKEKMGFEFYAIGS; encoded by the coding sequence ATGAAAATAAAAAATATTTGCTGTATAGGTGCAGGTTATGTAGGAGGACCAACAATGGCGGTAATTGCCCAAAAATGTCCTGAAATAAACGTAACCGTGGTGGATATAAATGAGGAAAGGATAAAAGCCTGGAATGATCAAGATGTAGAAAATATTCCAATTTATGAACCTGGTTTGTCGAATGTGGTAAAAGAAGCTCGTAATAGAAATTTATTTTTTTCTACGGACGTTGATGCAGCAATCGATAAGGCCGATATGATCTTTATTTCGGTTAATACACCAACCAAAACTTACGGAATTGGAAAAGGGATGGCCGCCGATCTAAAGTACATTGAACTTTGTGCTCGCCAGATAGCGAGGGTTTCAAAAACCGATAAAATTGTTGTTGAAAAATCTACCTTACCGGTTCGTACCGCCGAGGCTTTAAAGAATATTCTTGATAATACAGGGAACGGTGTAAATTATCAAATTCTTTCCAATCCTGAATTTTTAGCGGAGGGAACTGCGATTGATGACCTTATGACTCCTGATCGCGTTTTGATTGGAGGAGATATCGATACTCCTGAAGGGAAAGAAGCGGTTCAGGCTTTAGTTGACGTATATGCACATTGGGTGCCAAGAGAGCGACTACTAACCACCAATGTATGGTCTTCAGAACTCTCTAAGCTTACAGCAAACGCCTTTCTGGCACAGCGCGTTTCGAGCATTAATGCAATGAGTGAGCTTTGTGAAAAATCTGGTGCCGATGTTAAGGAAGTTTCTAAGGCCATAGGCATGGATTCCAGAATTGGTCCTAAATTTTTACAAGCTTCAGTTGGTTTTGGTGGGTCTTGTTTTCAAAAGGATATCCTGAACCTGGTTTATATCTCTAAATCTTTTGGTCTGCACGAAGTAGCCGATTATTGGGAGCAGGTAATTATAATGAACGACCATCAGAAAAAACGTTTTGCTTACAAAATTGTGCAAACTCTTTTTAATACTGTTTCGGGAAAGAAAATTGCGTTACTGGGTTGGGCCTTTAAAAAAGACACCAACGATACCCGGGAATCGGCAGCTATTTATGTTGCAGACTATTTATTGAACGAACAGGCCGAGATCGTAGTGTATGATCCAAAAGTAAAAAAAGAACAAATTTTTGCAGATTTAGACTATTTGAATACTCGTTTTTCTGAAGAAAATCGCTCTCGGGTTACGGTAGTAAATACGCCTTATGAAGCCACTGAAGATGCTCATGCTGTGGCAGTCTTAACCGAATGGGATGAGTTTAAAGACCTGGATTGGGAAAGGATTTATAATGAAATGCTTAAACCTGCATTTCTTTTTGACGGTCGTAGGTTATTGGAAAGAGCCACTAAAGAAAAAATGGGATTTGAGTTTTATGCAATTGGGAGTTAA
- the cysQ gene encoding 3'(2'),5'-bisphosphate nucleotidase CysQ, with translation MENEIQNKIQQDYLVAIQASVEAGLEILRIYENGDFQVELKEDDSPVTLADKMANKIIINYLQPTGIPIISEENIEIEYSERKKWGSCWIVDPLDGTKEFIKKSGEFTVNIALVKNNKPIFGVIYIPVSKELYFGDVMEGKSFKIIVDNKIDEGDLLKNAEEIFPGNVGRIIHIAGSRSHINEQTLRFIEGIKEKYSQEVKVIPKGSSLKFCLMAEGCIDVYPRLGPTMEWDTAAGHAICKAVGLKVMDKETKSEIVYNRRNLLNNSFVVSNL, from the coding sequence ATGGAAAATGAAATTCAGAATAAAATTCAGCAAGATTACCTGGTGGCAATACAAGCATCGGTTGAGGCGGGTTTAGAGATTTTAAGAATCTACGAAAATGGAGATTTTCAGGTAGAATTAAAGGAGGATGATTCGCCGGTAACGCTGGCAGATAAAATGGCAAATAAAATCATTATAAACTATCTACAGCCTACCGGAATCCCAATTATTAGTGAAGAAAATATAGAAATTGAATATTCTGAAAGAAAAAAATGGGGTTCCTGTTGGATTGTTGATCCTCTGGATGGTACTAAAGAATTTATAAAAAAAAGTGGTGAGTTTACAGTGAATATTGCCCTCGTAAAAAATAATAAGCCAATTTTCGGGGTTATCTATATTCCTGTGAGTAAAGAGCTGTATTTTGGTGATGTAATGGAGGGTAAGTCTTTTAAAATCATCGTTGATAATAAAATTGATGAAGGGGATTTATTAAAGAATGCAGAAGAGATATTTCCAGGGAATGTTGGTAGAATAATACATATTGCAGGTAGTCGCTCGCATATTAATGAACAAACCCTCAGATTTATAGAGGGAATCAAGGAAAAATACTCTCAAGAGGTGAAAGTCATTCCAAAGGGAAGTTCTCTCAAATTTTGCCTCATGGCAGAAGGGTGCATTGATGTATATCCAAGGCTGGGACCAACTATGGAGTGGGACACCGCTGCAGGTCATGCTATTTGTAAAGCCGTTGGGTTGAAAGTAATGGATAAGGAAACCAAAAGTGAAATAGTTTATAACAGAAGAAACTTGTTAAACAACTCTTTTGTTGTTTCTAATCTTTAG
- a CDS encoding sulfate adenylyltransferase subunit 1: MEITNNQLLRFTTAGSVDDGKSTLIGRLLYDSKSIFEDQLDSVSKTSEKKGHNGVDLALFTDGLKDEREQGITIDVAYRYFTTPKRKFIIADTPGHIQYTRNMVTGASTANAAVILIDARHGVIEQTKRHSFIASLLNIPHLIVCINKMDLVDFSEEVYNNIVTQFEEFSSKLLMKDVRFIPISALLGDNVVNRSKNTDWYQDGTLLSTLETLHISSDINKIDARFAVQTVLRPQSKEFRDYRGYAGRIASGIYRVGDEVAVLPSGFQSKIKSINTGEQEVQEAYAPMSISITLEDDIDVSRGNMIVRKNNQPEMEQEFDVMLCWLANEAAKPRAKYTVVHTSHEERAIIKEVVYKMDINTFERDSEDSSLSMNDIARVKIRTTRRMMLDAYRDNRNTGSIILIDENTNETVAAGMVV, from the coding sequence ATGGAAATAACTAACAACCAACTACTAAGATTTACCACCGCCGGGAGTGTAGATGATGGGAAAAGTACTTTAATAGGAAGACTTTTATATGATTCGAAATCTATTTTTGAAGATCAATTAGATTCGGTGAGTAAAACCAGTGAAAAGAAGGGACACAACGGCGTAGATTTGGCTCTTTTTACCGATGGTTTAAAGGACGAACGAGAGCAGGGCATTACTATTGATGTGGCATATCGCTATTTTACCACGCCTAAGCGTAAATTTATAATTGCCGATACACCAGGCCATATTCAGTACACTAGGAATATGGTTACCGGAGCTTCTACGGCCAATGCCGCGGTTATTTTAATCGATGCCCGTCACGGAGTTATTGAGCAAACAAAAAGGCATTCGTTTATAGCTTCTTTACTAAACATTCCTCATCTAATTGTTTGTATTAACAAAATGGACCTGGTAGATTTTTCAGAAGAAGTGTATAACAATATTGTAACCCAGTTTGAAGAATTCTCTTCTAAACTTTTGATGAAAGATGTTCGGTTTATTCCTATAAGCGCTCTTCTTGGAGACAATGTGGTAAATCGTTCAAAAAATACAGATTGGTACCAGGATGGGACTTTATTAAGTACGTTGGAAACCTTACATATTAGTAGCGACATTAATAAGATAGATGCCCGTTTTGCTGTGCAAACCGTTTTACGACCTCAGAGCAAGGAATTTAGAGATTACCGCGGTTATGCCGGGAGAATTGCCAGTGGAATTTATCGGGTAGGGGATGAGGTGGCTGTTTTACCCTCCGGTTTTCAGTCTAAGATCAAGTCGATCAATACCGGGGAGCAGGAAGTCCAGGAAGCTTATGCGCCAATGAGCATTTCAATAACGCTTGAAGATGATATTGATGTAAGCAGGGGAAATATGATTGTGCGGAAAAACAATCAGCCTGAAATGGAACAGGAGTTTGACGTAATGTTATGCTGGTTGGCGAATGAAGCTGCTAAACCCAGAGCCAAATATACAGTTGTGCATACTTCCCATGAGGAGCGCGCCATAATTAAGGAAGTGGTTTATAAAATGGACATCAATACTTTTGAAAGAGACAGCGAAGATTCTAGTTTAAGTATGAATGATATCGCCAGGGTGAAAATAAGAACCACACGACGGATGATGTTAGACGCTTATAGGGATAACCGTAATACCGGTAGTATTATCCTTATAGACGAAAATACAAATGAAACCGTGGCAGCAGGGATGGTGGTGTAA
- the rffA gene encoding dTDP-4-amino-4,6-dideoxygalactose transaminase, with translation MEIPFNLPYLTGKETTYMAEALASGKHAGNYSFNSRVKDLMERKYNLKGVFLTPSCTAALEMGALLANIQPGDEVIMPSFTFSSTANAVVIFGAKPIFCEVRASDMNIDPGKIEGLITPKTKMIIPIDYAGVPCDIDEIMQIAEKYNLTVMQDCAQSYGSLYKKEISGKKAHLACYSFHDTKNYSCGEGGAIAVNKAEYRERASFIMEKGTDRNRVVKGLQNKYSWIEKGSSYLLSDILAGMLLAQLEGEDEIKAKRKSIYNYYFHHLKDFVDRGCVKIQETDTFKISNYHCFWLIFNSNKQREFFIQEMENKGIAAYTSYIPLHSSKMGLKFGYNKEDLPVTEDLASRLVRLPLYPDLTLKEVEFVIQSIKEIFKKKFKLSNL, from the coding sequence ATGGAAATACCTTTTAACCTGCCATATCTTACCGGTAAAGAAACGACCTATATGGCCGAAGCTTTGGCTTCCGGTAAGCATGCCGGTAACTATAGTTTCAATAGTCGGGTAAAAGATTTAATGGAACGTAAATATAACCTGAAAGGTGTTTTTCTTACTCCTTCCTGTACTGCAGCTTTGGAAATGGGAGCTTTACTTGCTAATATTCAGCCGGGTGACGAGGTTATTATGCCTTCTTTTACCTTTAGTTCTACTGCTAATGCTGTGGTAATATTTGGTGCGAAGCCGATCTTCTGTGAAGTTAGAGCTTCAGATATGAATATTGATCCAGGTAAGATAGAGGGGTTAATTACTCCTAAAACCAAAATGATTATTCCTATAGATTATGCGGGAGTGCCTTGTGATATAGATGAAATAATGCAGATAGCTGAAAAATATAATCTTACTGTGATGCAGGATTGTGCTCAATCCTATGGTTCTTTATACAAGAAGGAGATAAGCGGAAAAAAAGCGCATTTAGCCTGCTATAGCTTTCACGACACAAAAAATTATAGCTGCGGGGAAGGTGGTGCAATTGCAGTAAATAAGGCTGAATACCGGGAAAGAGCTAGTTTTATAATGGAAAAAGGTACCGATCGCAACAGAGTTGTGAAGGGTTTGCAAAATAAGTATTCCTGGATAGAAAAAGGGTCAAGTTACCTACTTTCCGATATTTTAGCCGGAATGTTACTGGCTCAGTTAGAAGGTGAAGATGAAATTAAGGCAAAGAGAAAATCAATTTATAATTATTATTTTCATCATTTAAAGGACTTCGTAGACAGGGGTTGTGTAAAAATTCAGGAAACTGACACTTTCAAAATCTCTAACTACCATTGTTTTTGGTTGATTTTCAATTCAAACAAGCAAAGGGAGTTTTTTATACAAGAAATGGAAAATAAGGGTATCGCGGCTTATACAAGTTATATCCCATTGCATTCTTCTAAAATGGGTTTGAAATTCGGCTATAATAAAGAAGATCTACCCGTAACAGAAGATTTGGCGTCCCGTTTGGTTCGTCTGCCTCTATACCCAGATTTAACTTTGAAAGAAGTGGAATTCGTAATTCAATCAATTAAAGAAATTTTTAAGAAAAAATTTAAGCTCAGTAATCTATAA
- the cysC gene encoding adenylyl-sulfate kinase: MSQIDNITTFNFSLGREERNKLNAHSSFVVWFTGLSGSGKSSLANMVEKLLYEQKVRTFVLDGDSLRKGLNKELTFSLKEREENLRVAAEVAKILISSGSVVLASFISPKQANRNMVRKIIGEQDFIEVFVNTSLETCEKRDVKGLYKKVRAGEIKNFTGIDSPYEKPINPDIEIETEKENLEEAASRILKLLQKKLELK; this comes from the coding sequence ATGAGTCAAATAGATAATATCACAACATTTAATTTTTCCCTGGGAAGGGAAGAACGAAATAAATTAAATGCACATAGCTCATTTGTAGTGTGGTTTACCGGCCTATCGGGTTCGGGGAAATCCAGTCTCGCAAATATGGTAGAGAAATTACTTTATGAGCAAAAAGTTAGAACCTTTGTTTTAGATGGTGATAGTTTAAGGAAGGGCCTAAACAAAGAATTAACTTTTAGCCTTAAAGAGAGAGAAGAGAATTTAAGAGTAGCTGCAGAAGTTGCAAAGATTTTGATTTCATCAGGCTCCGTGGTATTGGCTTCTTTTATTTCTCCGAAGCAGGCCAATAGGAATATGGTGAGAAAAATCATCGGAGAGCAGGATTTTATTGAAGTTTTTGTAAATACCAGTCTGGAGACTTGTGAAAAAAGGGATGTCAAAGGTTTATATAAAAAAGTAAGAGCTGGGGAGATTAAAAATTTTACGGGAATTGATTCACCTTACGAAAAACCAATTAATCCAGATATTGAAATAGAAACTGAAAAAGAAAATTTAGAAGAAGCAGCTAGCAGAATTTTAAAACTGCTTCAAAAGAAACTTGAATTAAAGTAA
- a CDS encoding SDR family oxidoreductase: MTEFQQKLENKKILVTGGAGFIGSNLCETLINLKAKVVCLDNFATGHKHNLAAIINHENFHLIEGDIRDLDTCHKACENVDYVLHEAALGSVPRSLADPITSNEVNISGFLNMLVAARDAGVKRFVYAASSSTYGDSEKLPKVEDEIGKPLSPYAITKYVNELYADIFQDAYKLDTIGLRYFNVFGRKQDPNGAYAAVIPKFVMQFMKHENPLINGDGTYSRDFTYIDNVIQMNLRAITSENEKAVNEVYNTAVGDRTNLVELTQLLKKHLSDFDPEIANVEVKHGPNRAGDIPHSLASVDKAKNLLGYKPSHRIDNGLKEAVAWYWENLQ, encoded by the coding sequence ATGACTGAATTTCAGCAGAAATTAGAAAATAAAAAAATACTTGTTACCGGAGGTGCCGGGTTTATTGGTTCCAATTTATGTGAAACCTTAATTAATTTAAAAGCGAAAGTTGTATGTCTGGATAATTTTGCTACCGGTCATAAACATAACCTAGCTGCGATTATTAATCATGAGAATTTTCACTTAATAGAGGGAGATATTCGAGACCTGGATACCTGTCATAAAGCTTGTGAGAATGTAGATTATGTTTTACACGAGGCAGCTTTAGGTTCTGTGCCAAGATCTTTAGCTGATCCTATTACCAGTAACGAAGTTAATATTTCCGGATTTTTAAATATGCTTGTTGCAGCGCGTGACGCTGGAGTAAAACGATTTGTTTATGCGGCAAGTTCATCTACTTATGGAGATTCTGAAAAACTTCCAAAAGTTGAAGATGAAATCGGAAAGCCTCTTTCTCCCTATGCAATTACGAAATATGTAAATGAATTATATGCAGATATTTTTCAGGATGCCTATAAATTAGATACTATTGGATTAAGATATTTTAATGTTTTTGGAAGAAAGCAGGATCCAAATGGAGCTTATGCTGCAGTTATTCCGAAATTCGTTATGCAGTTTATGAAGCACGAAAATCCTTTGATTAATGGGGATGGTACTTATTCTCGCGATTTCACCTATATCGATAATGTTATTCAAATGAATCTGCGGGCAATAACTTCTGAAAATGAAAAAGCCGTAAATGAAGTTTATAATACAGCTGTTGGGGATAGAACCAATTTAGTAGAGCTTACTCAATTACTGAAAAAACATCTCTCTGATTTTGACCCTGAGATTGCCAATGTAGAAGTGAAACACGGGCCAAATAGAGCAGGGGATATACCACATTCTTTAGCCTCTGTTGATAAAGCAAAGAATTTACTAGGATATAAACCAAGTCATAGAATTGATAATGGTTTAAAAGAGGCTGTGGCCTGGTATTGGGAAAATCTTCAATAA
- the pseB gene encoding UDP-N-acetylglucosamine 4,6-dehydratase (inverting) — protein MLENKSILITGGTGSLGQALTSHILKKYPGVRRLVIFSRDEQKQFQMAQEFPANNFPQLRFFIGDVRDEARVKRALKGIDYVIHAAAMKHVPIAEYNPMECVKTNIMGAENIINACLETDVSRVVALSTDKAAAPINLYGATKLASDKLFVAANNITGWNPIKFSVVRYGNVMGSNGSVIPFFLKKKKEGVLPITDPTMTRFNISLQGGVDMVMHALENAWGGEIFVPKIPSYKITDIAEAIGPDCEKPVVGIRPGEKIHEEMITDSDSYYTYDLGKYYTILPATHKWKLEDFVEKFNAKKVAPGFQYNSGENEEWETVENLRTLIKEHVDPTFEV, from the coding sequence ATGTTAGAAAATAAATCGATTTTAATAACTGGAGGCACAGGTTCTTTAGGACAAGCCTTAACCTCTCATATCCTCAAGAAATACCCTGGAGTAAGAAGACTTGTAATATTCTCGCGAGATGAGCAGAAACAGTTCCAAATGGCTCAGGAGTTTCCTGCCAATAATTTTCCTCAATTGCGTTTTTTTATAGGAGACGTAAGGGATGAAGCCAGGGTAAAAAGAGCTTTAAAAGGAATAGACTATGTAATTCACGCGGCAGCGATGAAACATGTCCCTATTGCGGAGTATAACCCTATGGAGTGCGTGAAAACCAATATTATGGGGGCTGAGAATATTATAAATGCCTGTCTGGAAACCGATGTCTCACGAGTAGTAGCTCTTTCAACAGATAAAGCTGCTGCTCCTATTAATTTATACGGAGCAACTAAATTAGCTTCAGATAAATTATTTGTAGCTGCTAATAATATTACCGGTTGGAATCCAATTAAATTTTCAGTGGTACGTTATGGTAATGTTATGGGTTCAAATGGTTCTGTAATTCCATTTTTTCTCAAAAAGAAAAAAGAAGGAGTATTGCCTATTACAGATCCAACTATGACTCGATTTAATATTTCCCTTCAGGGAGGTGTAGATATGGTGATGCATGCTTTGGAAAACGCCTGGGGAGGGGAAATTTTTGTACCTAAAATTCCTTCTTATAAAATTACCGATATAGCCGAAGCCATAGGGCCAGATTGTGAGAAGCCTGTAGTAGGCATTCGCCCCGGGGAGAAAATTCACGAAGAAATGATCACCGATTCTGATTCTTATTACACTTATGATTTAGGAAAATACTACACTATTTTGCCGGCTACCCATAAGTGGAAGTTAGAAGATTTTGTTGAAAAATTTAATGCTAAGAAAGTAGCGCCTGGTTTTCAATATAATTCAGGAGAAAATGAAGAATGGGAAACAGTTGAAAATCTTAGAACTTTAATTAAAGAACACGTTGATCCAACCTTTGAAGTATAA
- a CDS encoding nucleotide sugar dehydrogenase, with translation MNNKKIAVIGLGYVGLPLARLFATKYPVIGFDINQARIKELMSGHDSTLEVEDDILQSALVQKEELQNVNGLFCSADLEDIEDCNYYIITVPTPVDKNNRPDLTPLYKSSETVAKVLKKGDVVVYESTVYPGVTEDECVPVLEKHSGLKFNEDFFVGYSPERINPGDKEHTVDKILKVTAGSTPEIGKKVDELYAEVITAGTHLAPTIKVAEAAKVIENSQRDINIAFVNELAKIFNMMGIDTQDVLEAAGTKWNFLPFKPGLVGGHCIGVDPYYLAQKAQEIGYHPEIILAGRRMNDSMGQYVASEVVKLMLQNDQKVKGANILVLGITFKENCPDVRNTKVVDVIRNLTEFGTNVTIYDPLANPAEVNHEYGLTTVKELPKEKYDAVVLAVAHKEFLEMDLDQLKNGNTVVYDVKGVLGDRCDKKL, from the coding sequence ATGAATAATAAAAAGATAGCCGTAATTGGTTTAGGGTATGTAGGTTTGCCTTTAGCAAGATTATTTGCTACTAAATATCCGGTAATAGGTTTTGATATAAACCAGGCGAGAATTAAAGAACTGATGTCTGGTCATGATTCAACCTTAGAGGTAGAAGATGATATATTACAGTCGGCTTTGGTTCAAAAGGAGGAATTGCAAAATGTTAATGGTTTATTTTGTTCAGCTGATCTTGAGGATATTGAGGATTGTAATTATTATATTATTACTGTTCCTACCCCGGTAGACAAAAATAATAGACCTGATCTTACACCATTATATAAAAGCAGCGAAACCGTAGCAAAAGTTCTTAAAAAGGGAGATGTCGTTGTTTATGAATCCACGGTTTATCCTGGCGTGACAGAAGATGAGTGCGTTCCTGTTTTGGAGAAACATAGCGGACTTAAATTCAATGAAGATTTCTTTGTGGGGTATTCACCTGAAAGGATTAATCCGGGAGATAAAGAGCATACGGTAGATAAGATTCTAAAAGTTACGGCTGGTTCTACACCTGAAATCGGGAAGAAGGTAGATGAGCTTTATGCTGAAGTAATTACCGCAGGTACTCACCTGGCGCCGACTATTAAGGTAGCTGAGGCTGCAAAAGTTATTGAAAATTCACAAAGAGACATAAATATTGCATTCGTAAATGAACTTGCTAAAATATTCAACATGATGGGTATTGATACGCAGGATGTTTTAGAGGCTGCGGGTACCAAGTGGAATTTCCTTCCCTTCAAACCCGGTCTCGTAGGTGGGCATTGTATTGGGGTAGATCCTTATTACCTGGCGCAAAAAGCACAGGAAATAGGGTATCATCCTGAAATCATCCTTGCCGGACGAAGAATGAATGATTCTATGGGACAGTATGTAGCTTCTGAAGTTGTTAAACTGATGTTGCAAAATGACCAAAAAGTAAAAGGTGCTAATATTCTGGTTTTAGGAATTACCTTTAAAGAGAATTGCCCGGATGTTAGGAATACGAAAGTAGTAGACGTAATTAGAAATCTGACAGAATTCGGAACTAATGTTACTATTTACGATCCGCTGGCCAACCCAGCAGAAGTAAATCACGAATACGGACTAACAACTGTAAAAGAACTTCCAAAAGAAAAATATGATGCTGTGGTGTTAGCAGTGGCTCATAAAGAATTCCTGGAAATGGATCTTGATCAGTTAAAAAACGGAAATACCGTTGTTTATGACGTGAAAGGTGTTCTTGGAGATAGATGTGATAAGAAACTTTAA
- a CDS encoding GNAT family N-acetyltransferase, producing the protein MKDFEVLDWDSDFFGVKVAKIDPKLKIENYNKLIQNLDKENIELAYFNSDFVLPSSDLYEVIKLDNKIALSKKLGTRKDFHPGIRFYTNSTPTPEMFQLSKRIARRSKFYDDANISKKKVYELYELWLDKSVKGILADAVIVYEENGVILGLVSIKINEKNEGIIPLLGVDAKHEGKSISFYLMAAVETYLLENNCEVLISSTQAQNLKALKVYERFGVHCEKGLYINHLWRKPIAN; encoded by the coding sequence ATGAAAGATTTTGAAGTTTTAGATTGGGATTCTGATTTTTTTGGGGTCAAAGTAGCAAAAATAGATCCTAAATTAAAAATTGAGAATTATAACAAGCTAATCCAAAACCTGGATAAAGAAAATATAGAATTGGCTTATTTTAATTCTGATTTTGTTTTACCATCATCCGATTTATATGAAGTAATAAAGTTAGATAATAAAATAGCCTTATCTAAGAAATTGGGTACAAGAAAAGACTTTCATCCCGGAATTAGATTCTATACAAATTCTACCCCAACACCAGAAATGTTTCAGTTATCTAAAAGGATAGCAAGAAGGAGTAAATTTTACGATGATGCTAATATTTCGAAGAAGAAAGTTTACGAACTTTATGAACTTTGGCTAGATAAATCGGTTAAAGGAATACTCGCAGATGCGGTTATTGTTTATGAAGAAAATGGTGTGATTTTAGGCCTGGTAAGTATTAAGATTAACGAAAAAAATGAAGGTATCATACCGCTTTTAGGAGTAGATGCAAAGCACGAAGGTAAAAGTATATCTTTTTATTTAATGGCTGCGGTGGAGACCTACCTACTTGAAAATAATTGTGAAGTTTTAATAAGCAGTACCCAGGCGCAAAATTTAAAGGCCTTAAAGGTTTATGAAAGATTCGGAGTGCATTGCGAAAAGGGTCTTTATATTAATCACTTGTGGAGAAAACCTATAGCGAATTAG
- the cysD gene encoding sulfate adenylyltransferase subunit CysD gives MSKYYLNYLDELESEAIYILREVWAQFENPVILFSGGKDSILVTHLAKKAFYPSKIPFALMHVDTGHNFPETIHFRNDLVEQLGVKLIVGSVQESIDNGRVAEEKGKNATRNALQITTLLDAIETNKIDCAIGGGRRDEEKARAKERFFSHRDDFGQWDPKNQRPELWNILNGKHFEGEHFRAFPISNWTEMDVWNYIKRENLSIPSLYFAHEREVVFRSNSWIPVSEYLKLEEGEEVQNKKIRFRTLGDITITGGIESEADSLAKIVKEVAAMRKTERGDRSDDKRSETAMEDRKKQGYF, from the coding sequence ATGAGCAAGTATTATTTAAATTATTTGGACGAATTAGAATCGGAAGCGATCTATATTTTACGTGAAGTATGGGCGCAATTCGAGAATCCTGTGATTCTTTTTTCAGGAGGGAAAGATTCTATTCTGGTAACCCATTTAGCGAAGAAAGCGTTTTATCCCAGTAAAATACCGTTTGCGCTAATGCACGTAGATACTGGTCATAATTTCCCGGAAACTATTCATTTCAGAAATGATTTAGTTGAGCAACTTGGTGTAAAATTAATTGTAGGTTCAGTGCAGGAATCTATAGATAATGGCCGTGTGGCCGAGGAGAAAGGGAAGAATGCTACCAGAAATGCTTTACAAATTACCACGCTTCTTGATGCGATTGAAACAAATAAAATAGATTGTGCTATTGGCGGCGGAAGAAGGGATGAAGAAAAGGCCCGGGCCAAAGAACGCTTCTTTAGCCATCGTGATGATTTTGGGCAATGGGATCCTAAAAATCAACGACCGGAGTTGTGGAACATTTTAAACGGAAAACATTTTGAGGGAGAGCATTTTAGAGCATTTCCAATAAGTAACTGGACCGAAATGGATGTTTGGAATTATATTAAAAGAGAAAATTTAAGTATTCCTTCTCTTTATTTTGCTCACGAGAGAGAGGTTGTTTTTCGTAGTAATTCCTGGATACCGGTTTCAGAATACCTAAAACTAGAAGAAGGAGAAGAAGTTCAGAATAAAAAAATAAGATTCAGAACCTTAGGGGATATTACCATCACCGGTGGTATAGAATCTGAAGCAGATTCTTTAGCGAAAATAGTCAAAGAAGTTGCGGCAATGCGTAAAACCGAAAGGGGAGATCGCTCTGATGATAAGCGAAGTGAAACTGCGATGGAAGATCGTAAGAAGCAAGGCTACTTCTAG